In the genome of Natronocella acetinitrilica, one region contains:
- a CDS encoding guanylate kinase: MTALIVTLTGPSCSGKSHVAEILSSRHGFGEVTSTTTRDARPNEVNGQHYHFVTPEQFQAAVDAGEMLEHIGFNGQHYGATREAFSTQFARGRPVAIVVEPNGAVQVKRNAEALGWQCITVFIDCPVELAFRRHAERYALERAHDQVKAAGSCAKRLVQAASIERDWRIAADYDHVFGASQTPADADHIVARILEAAERVIAQPAASSSAHRLREPLALGHRDAAHLEARFVEALQGLRGDDHHAHARALLAVAEPVLAERLAAHYSTAI; this comes from the coding sequence ATGACAGCACTGATCGTCACTCTCACGGGCCCGAGCTGCTCGGGCAAGTCCCACGTCGCCGAGATTCTCTCCTCGCGCCATGGCTTTGGCGAGGTGACCAGCACTACCACCCGCGACGCCCGACCCAATGAGGTCAACGGCCAGCACTACCACTTCGTGACGCCCGAGCAGTTCCAGGCGGCCGTGGACGCCGGCGAGATGCTCGAGCACATCGGCTTCAACGGCCAGCACTACGGCGCGACCCGCGAGGCGTTCTCGACGCAGTTTGCGCGCGGCCGGCCGGTCGCCATCGTGGTCGAGCCAAACGGCGCGGTGCAGGTCAAGCGCAACGCCGAAGCCCTTGGCTGGCAGTGCATCACCGTTTTCATCGACTGCCCGGTCGAGCTTGCCTTCCGTCGCCACGCCGAGCGCTACGCGCTGGAGCGCGCGCATGACCAGGTGAAGGCGGCCGGGAGCTGCGCGAAGCGCCTGGTGCAGGCTGCAAGCATCGAGCGCGACTGGCGCATTGCCGCCGACTACGATCATGTCTTCGGCGCCTCGCAGACGCCTGCCGATGCCGACCACATCGTCGCCCGGATTCTCGAGGCCGCAGAGCGCGTCATCGCGCAACCCGCGGCCTCGTCCTCCGCGCACCGCCTGCGCGAGCCCCTGGCCCTCGGTCACCGCGACGCCGCCCATCTCGAGGCCCGCTTTGTCGAGGCACTGCAGGGGCTTCGTGGTGATGACCACCACGCCCATGCCAGGGCGCTGCTCGCCGTTGCCGAACCGGTGCTCGCCGAGCGCCTCGCCGCCCACTACTCGACGGCGATCTGA
- a CDS encoding helicase associated domain-containing protein, producing the protein MDMLDSLRRHHAANGHSYVWPDDADAKRLRRWLAEQRARKAAGTLDAETTAALEALGVDWSAHGAQWEKWERRYLELRAHVATHGNPNISQLVRGLGPWLSAQRVMYRQGVLRDGRRVLLERLGVDWNPQQRLDRRWARKLRELEVYRQKHGHCNVPRKTNPSLGIWVSAQRTARSKGLLSPERCQALEALGFAWSARRGRTAERAGAA; encoded by the coding sequence ATGGATATGCTCGATTCCCTGCGCCGCCACCACGCGGCGAATGGACACAGTTACGTCTGGCCCGATGATGCCGACGCGAAGCGCCTGCGTCGCTGGCTCGCCGAGCAGCGCGCGAGAAAGGCCGCCGGTACGCTCGATGCCGAGACCACGGCGGCGCTCGAGGCGCTCGGTGTCGACTGGAGTGCGCACGGTGCGCAGTGGGAGAAGTGGGAGCGGCGCTACCTTGAGCTGCGCGCCCATGTGGCGACCCATGGGAATCCCAACATCTCGCAGCTGGTCCGGGGCCTGGGGCCCTGGCTCTCCGCGCAGCGCGTGATGTACCGACAGGGCGTGCTGCGCGATGGCCGCCGGGTGCTGCTCGAGCGCCTTGGCGTCGACTGGAACCCGCAGCAGCGCCTCGACAGGCGCTGGGCGCGCAAGCTCCGTGAGCTCGAAGTCTATCGCCAAAAGCACGGCCACTGCAACGTGCCGAGAAAGACAAACCCCTCGCTTGGTATCTGGGTGAGTGCGCAGCGCACGGCGCGCAGCAAGGGGCTCCTCAGCCCGGAGCGCTGCCAGGCGCTCGAGGCCCTCGGCTTTGCCTGGTCGGCGCGTCGCGGCCGCACGGCCGAGCGCGCGGGCGCTGCCTGA
- a CDS encoding M50 family metallopeptidase: MGEALVSVVVGVTVFVVALNLLVVLHELGHFAAARAFGVRVLAFRVCFGRALIGFRDRHGTHFGLGWLPLGGFIQMARDPERLSEQEAARQGSDIPLAETFDGIAAWKRIVIALAGPAANGLIAVALFFAVEVQDVVFVPAIIGEVEVGGPGAAAGLSPGQQVTHVNGHPVVHWGHVAERVVRDIRGGSVELALVDGGGARTTARLGGESYGVARDSRWIFADGGFRPAAVDTIPLERLVIREPGAIEALSAAITRTRDASALVFSVLVSLVSADIPTSAVASPVGVAEISLEVLTMGWMPYVAFIAIFSVNLMVFNLLPIPGLDGGHVVIAAAESAARRRLRPRTESLVIGSGFVLLIGVAVLAIAQDIWFLI, translated from the coding sequence ATGGGCGAGGCCCTAGTCAGCGTGGTGGTTGGCGTCACGGTGTTCGTGGTGGCGCTGAACCTGCTTGTCGTGCTCCATGAGCTTGGCCACTTTGCGGCCGCCCGGGCCTTTGGCGTGCGCGTGCTCGCCTTCCGGGTCTGCTTCGGCCGCGCGCTGATTGGCTTTCGCGACCGCCACGGCACACACTTCGGCCTCGGCTGGCTGCCGCTTGGCGGCTTCATCCAGATGGCCCGTGACCCCGAGCGGCTGAGCGAGCAGGAGGCCGCAAGGCAGGGGAGCGACATCCCGCTCGCCGAGACCTTTGATGGCATCGCCGCCTGGAAGCGCATCGTGATTGCACTGGCAGGCCCGGCCGCCAACGGGCTCATCGCCGTCGCGCTTTTCTTCGCCGTGGAAGTCCAGGATGTGGTCTTCGTGCCGGCGATCATCGGCGAGGTCGAGGTCGGTGGGCCCGGCGCGGCGGCGGGGCTCTCTCCGGGCCAGCAGGTCACCCACGTCAACGGCCACCCGGTGGTCCACTGGGGCCATGTCGCCGAGCGGGTCGTGCGGGACATTCGCGGCGGCAGTGTCGAGCTTGCCCTGGTCGATGGCGGCGGTGCGCGCACGACCGCGCGCCTCGGTGGCGAGAGCTATGGGGTGGCGCGTGACTCGCGCTGGATCTTCGCCGATGGCGGCTTCCGCCCGGCTGCGGTCGACACGATTCCACTGGAGCGCCTGGTGATCCGGGAGCCGGGCGCGATCGAGGCGCTCTCAGCAGCCATCACGCGCACACGCGATGCCAGCGCCCTGGTGTTCTCCGTGCTGGTCTCGCTCGTCAGTGCCGACATCCCGACCAGCGCCGTCGCCTCGCCGGTCGGCGTCGCGGAGATCTCCCTTGAGGTGCTCACCATGGGCTGGATGCCCTATGTCGCGTTCATCGCGATCTTCAGCGTCAACCTCATGGTCTTCAACCTGCTGCCAATCCCCGGGCTTGACGGTGGGCACGTGGTGATTGCCGCCGCGGAGAGTGCGGCGCGCAGGCGCCTTCGCCCGCGCACCGAATCTCTCGTGATCGGCAGTGGCTTCGTACTTCTTATTGGCGTCGCGGTGCTCGCGATCGCCCAGGACATCTGGTTCCTCATCTAG
- a CDS encoding 5' nucleotidase, NT5C type, whose translation MGTGKAGQQDVILDVDDVVVDLGASIYRTLNAMTGKRLGPEHVTDYYALAAIYGLSNDEMLEALRHERLLEEAAPMPGALKAIEALRAGGNRVHLCTARGFHPRGEAITREWLEAYRVRVDGLMVVPWGERKSTTYRAAGRQFSLIVDDNDHHIDDARESGVVERVALIDMPYNRHRHEYRHGRERFASLAEVADAYLARIGVVEPTPAIDIAGVSP comes from the coding sequence ATGGGCACAGGCAAGGCAGGGCAGCAGGATGTGATTCTCGACGTCGATGATGTCGTCGTCGACCTCGGGGCTTCGATCTACCGCACACTAAACGCGATGACCGGCAAGCGCCTGGGTCCCGAGCATGTGACCGACTACTACGCGTTGGCCGCGATCTATGGGCTTTCCAATGACGAGATGCTCGAGGCGCTTCGCCACGAACGGCTGCTCGAGGAGGCGGCTCCGATGCCAGGCGCGCTCAAGGCCATCGAGGCCCTGCGCGCGGGCGGCAACCGCGTGCACCTTTGCACCGCACGGGGCTTTCACCCCCGCGGCGAGGCGATTACCCGTGAGTGGCTGGAGGCCTACCGGGTGCGCGTCGACGGGCTGATGGTCGTCCCCTGGGGCGAGCGGAAGTCAACGACCTACCGCGCCGCCGGCCGACAGTTTTCGCTCATCGTCGATGACAACGACCACCACATCGATGACGCCCGCGAGAGTGGGGTGGTCGAGCGCGTGGCGTTAATCGACATGCCCTACAACCGCCACCGCCACGAATACCGCCACGGGCGCGAGCGCTTTGCCTCGCTCGCCGAAGTGGCCGACGCCTACCTGGCGCGCATCGGCGTCGTCGAGCCCACCCCGGCCATCGATATCGCCGGTGTCTCGCCGTGA
- a CDS encoding thioredoxin fold domain-containing protein, translated as MSETTQGTKGKGSFFISIFCLLLMAGAVGIAAWALWGFIGNQIDARLLAASAKANAPAVSLSLGSESRGEELDSGAREAIAKRLAAHWPGLTVHEARTSPFEGFVRVKTPEGVLYVHEEAPFAFAGDLIDTEAGRNVSAVVRSIEQAEAAINEAARSPFAASADAAVAGSQPQRAGIAPQARALVPERALGDERAQAVQGEMDAAALSAFREELIERVRRNTGGPGGGNQIAQAQPGVPTAEPEVVDPASVPDADISSVTGTDGSSDSSGVVVGSWYVQTSRDAPRIPKVGFDAEGSRVSAGVQRARAREMVAAVPHNWTVNYEARGEERAEILVFTDYTCPFCQRLHNDIEGLQAAGVTVRYLFYPRILARGPGPRADDQVEQWGNVWCARDQQLALDTVKASGFAPQSDCANLPEGMERSANPVYEHYLLGNIFDVQGTPTIVTREGDIVVGYADMRSLLRAIGL; from the coding sequence ATGAGTGAAACGACGCAAGGCACAAAGGGGAAGGGCAGCTTCTTCATCAGCATCTTCTGCCTGCTGCTCATGGCAGGCGCGGTCGGCATCGCCGCGTGGGCCCTGTGGGGCTTCATTGGCAACCAGATCGATGCCAGGCTCCTGGCTGCGAGCGCCAAGGCCAACGCGCCGGCGGTCAGCCTCTCGCTTGGCAGCGAGAGTCGCGGCGAGGAACTCGATAGCGGGGCCCGTGAGGCGATCGCGAAGCGCCTTGCCGCGCACTGGCCAGGGCTCACGGTGCATGAGGCGCGCACCAGCCCCTTCGAGGGGTTCGTGCGGGTGAAGACCCCGGAGGGCGTGCTCTATGTCCACGAGGAGGCGCCCTTTGCCTTCGCGGGCGATCTCATCGACACAGAAGCCGGTCGCAACGTGAGTGCCGTGGTGCGCTCAATCGAGCAGGCCGAGGCCGCGATCAACGAAGCCGCACGCTCACCCTTCGCCGCCAGCGCGGACGCCGCGGTGGCCGGGTCGCAGCCACAGCGCGCCGGGATTGCACCCCAGGCCCGTGCGCTTGTCCCCGAGCGCGCCCTGGGTGATGAGCGTGCCCAGGCTGTCCAGGGCGAGATGGACGCTGCTGCGCTGAGCGCCTTTCGCGAGGAGCTGATCGAGCGGGTCCGCCGCAACACCGGCGGTCCCGGTGGCGGCAACCAGATCGCGCAGGCGCAGCCCGGCGTGCCGACAGCCGAGCCCGAGGTCGTCGACCCCGCCAGCGTGCCGGATGCGGACATCAGCAGCGTCACGGGCACGGATGGTAGCAGCGATAGCTCTGGCGTGGTGGTGGGCTCCTGGTACGTGCAGACCTCACGCGACGCCCCGCGGATCCCGAAGGTCGGCTTCGACGCCGAGGGCAGCCGCGTCTCCGCCGGCGTGCAGCGCGCACGGGCCCGGGAGATGGTCGCGGCAGTGCCGCACAACTGGACGGTGAACTACGAGGCCCGCGGCGAGGAGCGTGCCGAGATCCTGGTCTTCACCGACTACACCTGCCCGTTCTGCCAGCGCCTGCATAACGACATCGAGGGGCTGCAGGCGGCCGGCGTCACCGTGCGCTACCTCTTCTACCCGCGCATCCTCGCCCGTGGCCCCGGCCCGCGCGCCGATGATCAGGTCGAGCAGTGGGGCAATGTCTGGTGCGCGCGTGACCAGCAACTCGCGCTCGACACGGTGAAGGCCTCGGGCTTCGCCCCGCAGAGCGATTGCGCCAACCTGCCAGAGGGCATGGAGCGAAGCGCGAACCCGGTCTACGAGCACTACCTGCTTGGCAACATCTTCGATGTGCAGGGCACGCCGACGATCGTCACCCGCGAGGGCGATATCGTGGTCGGCTATGCCGACATGCGAAGCCTGTTGCGGGCGATCGGGCTCTAG
- a CDS encoding exonuclease domain-containing protein, whose translation MDFNRPISILDTETTGFLAAPRPGSGDEADRIIELGVVKLPQGRASPAEARTHYQQYTHPEREIPQSAVDVHGLRLGDVIRLSEGRRFVDVVDDFLAFVSGTTLVAHNASFDVSFLNAELARCNKILGEERYGKIDDYVDGVFDSLRYANVCRPGKQNNLNALCLHYSVDTSGREFHGALLDCELLAEVFIRMTGEERRVALSPNAGRERFASRLAPTPLVRPSEAALPVIRASGAERDAHERLMARISQSSESTPGWPSP comes from the coding sequence ATGGACTTCAATCGACCGATTTCGATTCTGGATACGGAAACCACCGGTTTTCTGGCGGCACCACGGCCTGGCAGTGGCGATGAGGCCGACCGGATCATCGAGCTTGGCGTGGTCAAGCTGCCCCAGGGCCGGGCGAGCCCGGCCGAGGCGCGGACGCACTACCAGCAGTACACCCACCCGGAGCGCGAGATCCCGCAGTCTGCGGTCGATGTCCACGGGCTTCGCCTGGGCGATGTCATCCGTCTCTCGGAGGGCAGGCGCTTTGTCGACGTGGTCGACGATTTCCTCGCCTTTGTCTCCGGGACCACGCTGGTCGCCCACAACGCGAGCTTTGATGTCAGCTTCCTGAACGCGGAGCTTGCCCGCTGCAACAAGATTCTCGGTGAGGAGCGTTACGGCAAGATCGATGACTATGTCGATGGCGTCTTTGACTCGCTGCGCTACGCCAACGTCTGCCGCCCGGGCAAGCAGAACAACCTGAACGCGCTCTGCCTGCACTACAGTGTTGACACCAGTGGGCGTGAGTTCCACGGCGCGCTGCTCGACTGCGAGCTCCTCGCCGAGGTCTTCATCCGGATGACCGGTGAGGAGCGGCGGGTCGCGCTCTCCCCGAACGCAGGGCGCGAGCGCTTCGCAAGCCGTCTTGCGCCAACCCCCCTGGTGCGCCCGAGCGAGGCCGCCTTGCCGGTGATCCGGGCAAGCGGTGCGGAGCGTGACGCCCATGAGCGGCTGATGGCGCGCATCAGCCAGTCCTCGGAGAGTACGCCGGGCTGGCCCTCGCCCTGA
- the dnaB gene encoding replicative DNA helicase, whose amino-acid sequence MQIDPNALYSLVAEQAVLGRLLAAPGDTARIAGALDAGDFHVPEHRTLFSAIKTRRGEGAPSDPLSVADALRSEVNPEYVSGLLAQASASDAVDGHVRLLRDYTARRDVAALGQALIRSAADPQVPGADELLGRVRAQSESVVRAGTRGGGHARSYRDLLPPYLQDLRERTERGDSITGLSTGIDDFDRLTLGLQRQDLVILAGRPSMGKTALAINIVEHACALGNRALIFSMEMPASSLLQRSYASVGEINVQRLRSGKLSQLEEARLAEATEKLANFNIRIDDRPGLTLDALSASAHREHNIEPVDLVVVDYLQLMSGSRTANNTNDRVSEISRGLKNLGRELNAPVLALSQLNRSLEQRPDKRPVASDLRDSGSIEQDADLIMFVYRDEVYHPDTRDKNIAELIVAKQRNGPIGTVRTRFAGEYSRFGNLAL is encoded by the coding sequence ATGCAGATTGATCCCAATGCGCTCTACTCCCTGGTGGCCGAACAGGCCGTGCTCGGCCGCCTGCTGGCAGCCCCTGGCGACACCGCCCGCATCGCCGGCGCCCTGGATGCCGGGGACTTCCATGTGCCGGAACACCGCACGCTTTTCTCGGCGATCAAGACCCGTCGTGGCGAGGGGGCGCCAAGCGACCCCCTGTCGGTGGCGGACGCGCTGCGAAGCGAGGTCAATCCCGAGTACGTCTCCGGGCTGCTCGCACAGGCCTCGGCCAGTGATGCGGTGGACGGCCATGTGCGGCTGCTGCGCGACTACACCGCGCGGCGCGATGTCGCCGCCCTTGGCCAGGCGCTCATTCGAAGCGCTGCCGACCCGCAGGTGCCCGGCGCCGATGAGCTCCTCGGGCGGGTGCGTGCACAGAGCGAGTCGGTGGTGCGCGCCGGCACCCGCGGTGGCGGCCATGCCCGGAGCTATCGTGATCTCCTCCCGCCCTATCTCCAGGATCTGCGCGAGCGCACCGAGCGGGGCGACAGCATCACCGGGCTTTCCACCGGCATTGACGACTTTGACCGCCTCACCCTCGGGCTCCAGCGCCAGGACCTGGTGATCCTCGCCGGGCGCCCGTCCATGGGCAAGACGGCGCTTGCCATCAACATCGTCGAGCATGCCTGCGCGCTCGGCAACCGCGCGCTCATCTTCAGCATGGAGATGCCGGCAAGCTCGCTCCTCCAGCGCTCCTATGCCTCGGTTGGCGAGATCAACGTCCAGCGGCTTCGCTCCGGCAAGCTCTCGCAGCTCGAGGAGGCGCGCCTTGCCGAGGCGACCGAGAAGCTCGCCAACTTCAATATCCGCATCGATGACCGCCCGGGGCTGACCCTGGATGCGCTCTCGGCGAGCGCCCACCGCGAGCACAACATCGAGCCCGTGGACCTGGTGGTGGTCGACTACCTCCAGCTCATGAGCGGCTCGCGCACGGCGAACAACACCAACGACCGGGTGAGCGAGATCTCCCGGGGCCTGAAGAACCTCGGGCGGGAGCTAAACGCCCCGGTCCTCGCGCTCTCGCAGCTCAACCGAAGCCTCGAGCAGCGTCCCGACAAGCGCCCCGTCGCCTCGGATCTGCGCGACTCGGGCAGCATCGAGCAGGACGCCGATCTCATCATGTTCGTCTACCGCGACGAGGTCTACCACCCGGATACGCGCGACAAGAACATCGCCGAGCTGATTGTCGCCAAGCAGCGTAACGGCCCGATCGGCACGGTGCGCACGCGCTTCGCCGGCGAGTACTCGCGCTTTGGCAACCTGGCGCTGTAG
- the dnaE gene encoding DNA polymerase III subunit alpha, which produces MPASQFVHLGVHTEYSLSDSLVRIPALLEAVRERGMAAVAMTDAANLFAMVRFYRQAIKAGVKPIVGAEIDLTGASGNGMLTLLCQNMQGYRNLTRLISQGYTEGRASDDALPLYNEEWLDTHGAGLIALSGGRRGQIGRALLGGETALAAELARAFALRFPGRFYIELQRTGHPKDERYNQGALELAYACELPVVATNAVRFLDPGDYATHEVRESIAAGTPVARLQVEETARSTPHQSLKTPREMAELFSDVPEAIANTLAIAERCSLDIEFGANYLPQFPVPAGMDEAGFLAESARQGLEARLDLLYERNAADFHETRKAYDERLAYELGVINDMGFPGYFLIVADFIQWAKDNGVPVGPGRGSGAGSLVAYSLNITDLDPLRYDLLFERFLNPERISMPDFDVDFCMEGRDRVIRYVAEKYGQKAVSQIITFGTMAARMVVRDVARSLGHPYMFGDRVAKLIPDELGISLERAMETAPELAHLYEVDGDVREVIDHARKLEGLTRQVGKHAGGVLIAPGELTDHTPLYCDADGSGLLSQFDKDDVETAGLVKFDFLGLRNLTIIKWALDAINANRKASGEAALDILTIDMEDPETFALLKRQETIAVFQLESQGMRNLIKRLQPDTFEDIIALVALFRPGPLQSGMVDDFINRKKGLAEIAYPHPLLEPILANTYGVFVYQEQVMQCAQTLAGYTLGQADNLRKAMGKKIASEMEKQRSKFIDGAVGNGIERDTATRIFELMEKFAAYGFNKSHSAAYALIACQTAFLKAHYPAEYMAAVLSSEVAHIEKLVGFLDETRGMGLAIRPPCVNRSGAYFRALDGTDILYGLEAVKGIGEKAVARIIGERERGGPYRDLFDFCLRCNPNKRELEAAIRAGALDAFGQERSVLLASYPEIQAAARKQAKSAPASQDLFGDAPPGSVVRYREAAPLTIEERLAGERASLGVFLSGHPIDSHRAELSQIITGSIAECLGRSLDGDAAASRQSRPVKVAGIITDLRVLNAKGGKRAVITLDDGSARTEVSVFQNTFAEYGHLIAQDAIVVVDGALRYNRRREAMEISASRLLDINGLREQLNCRLTLEIDSRTIGPGVLQDLKGLLLAHERGNSPIEVNYHRADGALRLMLGDDYNTAISEPLLRDLRDLLGTDAVTLDYGTEAPERPAPKAAAAASREEAAAEGERTRADRHARISRLLDEAAAALGV; this is translated from the coding sequence ATGCCAGCCAGTCAGTTCGTGCACCTCGGGGTGCATACCGAGTATTCCCTGTCAGATTCGCTGGTGCGCATTCCCGCGCTCCTTGAGGCGGTGCGCGAGCGGGGCATGGCCGCGGTGGCCATGACCGACGCCGCCAACCTCTTCGCCATGGTGCGCTTCTACAGGCAGGCGATCAAGGCCGGAGTGAAGCCGATTGTCGGCGCCGAGATCGATCTCACCGGTGCGAGCGGCAACGGCATGCTGACGCTGCTCTGCCAGAACATGCAGGGCTACCGCAACCTCACGCGGCTCATCTCCCAGGGGTACACCGAGGGTCGGGCGAGCGATGACGCGCTGCCGCTCTACAACGAGGAGTGGCTCGACACCCACGGGGCGGGGCTGATCGCGCTCTCCGGCGGGCGGCGCGGGCAGATTGGCCGGGCGCTTCTTGGCGGCGAAACGGCACTCGCCGCCGAGCTTGCCCGCGCCTTCGCGCTGCGCTTCCCGGGGCGCTTCTACATCGAGCTCCAGCGCACCGGCCACCCCAAGGACGAGCGCTACAACCAGGGCGCACTTGAGCTTGCCTATGCCTGCGAGCTGCCGGTGGTGGCGACCAACGCGGTGCGCTTCCTCGACCCCGGCGACTACGCCACCCACGAGGTGCGTGAGTCGATCGCCGCCGGCACGCCGGTCGCCCGCTTGCAGGTCGAGGAGACGGCGCGAAGCACGCCGCACCAGTCGCTCAAGACGCCCCGGGAGATGGCGGAGCTCTTCAGCGACGTCCCCGAGGCGATTGCCAACACGCTCGCGATCGCCGAGCGCTGCTCGCTTGATATCGAGTTCGGCGCCAACTACCTGCCGCAGTTCCCCGTGCCCGCCGGCATGGACGAGGCAGGCTTTCTCGCCGAGAGCGCGCGCCAGGGCCTGGAGGCGCGGCTTGATCTCCTCTATGAGCGCAACGCTGCTGACTTCCATGAGACCCGCAAGGCCTATGACGAGCGCCTCGCCTATGAGCTTGGCGTCATCAACGACATGGGCTTCCCGGGCTACTTCCTGATCGTCGCCGACTTCATCCAGTGGGCGAAGGACAACGGCGTGCCGGTCGGCCCTGGGCGTGGCTCCGGCGCGGGCTCGCTGGTCGCCTACTCGCTCAATATCACCGACCTTGATCCGCTGCGCTACGATCTGCTCTTCGAGCGGTTTCTCAACCCCGAGCGGATCTCGATGCCCGATTTCGACGTCGACTTCTGCATGGAGGGCCGCGATCGGGTGATTCGCTACGTCGCCGAGAAGTACGGCCAGAAGGCGGTCAGCCAGATCATCACCTTTGGCACCATGGCGGCACGCATGGTGGTGCGCGACGTGGCCCGCTCGCTTGGCCACCCCTACATGTTCGGCGACCGTGTCGCGAAGCTCATTCCCGATGAGCTTGGCATCTCGCTCGAGCGGGCGATGGAGACCGCGCCCGAGCTCGCCCACCTCTACGAGGTCGATGGCGACGTCCGCGAGGTGATCGATCACGCCCGCAAGCTCGAGGGACTGACCCGCCAGGTCGGCAAGCATGCCGGTGGCGTGCTGATCGCCCCCGGCGAGCTGACCGACCACACGCCGCTCTACTGTGATGCAGACGGCAGCGGGCTCCTCTCGCAGTTCGACAAGGACGATGTCGAGACTGCGGGGCTTGTGAAGTTCGACTTCCTCGGGCTTCGCAACCTCACCATCATCAAGTGGGCGCTCGATGCGATCAACGCAAACCGCAAGGCGAGCGGCGAGGCGGCGCTCGATATCCTCACCATCGACATGGAGGACCCGGAGACCTTCGCGCTCCTCAAGCGCCAGGAGACCATCGCCGTCTTCCAGCTCGAGAGCCAGGGCATGCGCAATCTCATCAAGCGCCTGCAGCCGGATACGTTCGAGGACATCATCGCCCTGGTGGCACTCTTCCGCCCCGGCCCGCTCCAGTCGGGCATGGTCGATGACTTCATCAACCGCAAGAAGGGGCTTGCCGAGATCGCCTACCCCCACCCGCTGCTCGAGCCGATCCTCGCCAACACCTACGGCGTGTTCGTCTACCAGGAGCAGGTGATGCAGTGCGCGCAGACGCTCGCCGGCTACACCCTCGGCCAGGCCGACAACCTGCGAAAGGCGATGGGCAAGAAGATCGCCTCCGAGATGGAGAAGCAGCGCTCGAAGTTCATCGACGGCGCGGTTGGCAATGGGATCGAGCGCGACACGGCCACACGGATCTTCGAGCTGATGGAGAAGTTCGCGGCCTACGGCTTCAACAAGTCGCACTCCGCCGCCTATGCGCTGATAGCCTGCCAGACCGCGTTTCTCAAGGCACACTACCCGGCCGAGTACATGGCCGCCGTGCTCTCCTCGGAGGTCGCGCACATTGAGAAGCTGGTGGGCTTTCTCGACGAGACCCGCGGCATGGGCCTTGCCATCCGCCCGCCCTGCGTGAACCGCTCCGGCGCCTATTTCCGGGCGCTCGACGGCACCGACATTCTCTACGGGCTTGAGGCGGTGAAGGGGATCGGCGAGAAGGCGGTGGCGCGGATCATCGGCGAGCGCGAGAGGGGCGGACCCTACCGGGATCTCTTCGACTTCTGCCTGCGCTGCAACCCGAACAAACGCGAGCTCGAGGCGGCGATTCGCGCCGGCGCGCTCGATGCCTTCGGCCAGGAGCGCTCGGTGCTGCTTGCTTCCTATCCCGAGATCCAGGCGGCGGCGAGAAAGCAGGCGAAAAGCGCCCCGGCGAGCCAGGATCTCTTCGGCGACGCGCCACCGGGAAGCGTGGTGCGCTACCGCGAGGCCGCGCCGCTTACCATCGAGGAGCGTCTTGCAGGCGAGCGCGCCTCGCTTGGCGTTTTCCTGAGCGGACACCCCATCGACAGCCACCGCGCCGAACTCTCGCAGATCATCACCGGCAGCATCGCCGAGTGCCTGGGCCGAAGCCTCGATGGCGACGCCGCCGCCTCGCGCCAGTCCCGCCCGGTGAAGGTCGCCGGCATCATCACCGATCTGCGGGTGCTGAACGCCAAGGGCGGCAAGCGCGCGGTGATCACCCTCGATGATGGCAGCGCGCGCACCGAGGTGAGCGTCTTCCAGAATACCTTTGCCGAGTATGGGCACCTGATCGCCCAGGATGCGATTGTTGTCGTCGACGGGGCACTGCGCTACAACCGCCGCCGCGAGGCGATGGAGATCTCGGCAAGCCGCCTGCTCGACATCAATGGCCTGCGCGAGCAGCTGAACTGCCGCCTGACCCTTGAGATCGACAGCAGGACGATCGGCCCGGGCGTGCTCCAGGACCTGAAGGGATTGCTGCTCGCCCATGAGCGGGGCAACTCGCCGATCGAGGTGAACTACCACCGCGCCGATGGGGCGCTGCGCCTCATGCTCGGCGATGACTACAACACCGCCATCTCCGAGCCGCTGCTGCGCGACCTGCGCGATCTCCTCGGCACGGATGCCGTCACCCTCGACTACGGCACTGAGGCCCCCGAGCGGCCGGCACCAAAGGCCGCCGCCGCGGCGAGCCGCGAGGAGGCCGCTGCCGAGGGCGAGCGAACCCGCGCCGATCGCCACGCGCGGATCAGCCGGTTGCTCGACGAGGCGGCAGCAGCGCTCGGCGTCTAG
- a CDS encoding flagellar transcriptional regulator FlhD, producing MADADIVSLNRDFLMIAREICQRLPDEAPWRLGLAEEMVGVVAEMSREMIAEIAQSAVPVFALRLDAQLLGRVRAARPRRSALIAYPRKGALHDA from the coding sequence ATGGCCGATGCCGATATCGTATCGCTCAATCGCGACTTTCTGATGATCGCCCGCGAGATCTGCCAGCGCCTCCCCGATGAGGCGCCCTGGCGGCTTGGCCTTGCCGAGGAGATGGTGGGCGTGGTGGCCGAGATGAGCCGGGAGATGATCGCCGAGATCGCGCAGAGCGCGGTGCCGGTGTTCGCGCTTCGCCTCGACGCGCAACTCCTTGGGCGGGTGCGCGCGGCAAGACCGCGGCGCTCCGCCCTGATCGCCTATCCGCGCAAGGGGGCGCTGCATGACGCCTGA